The window AATCTTACCCCTCAGTTAAAGCCGCGCTTATCTCGAACAGAGCTACTtgaagggagagagaagaagcctttggggaaaaaaatcaatcgaaacgaaaaccctaggagagagaaaccaaaaaaaaatctacacgGAAGCATATGGCGACAGCGAATCCTGGCCGTGGAGGTGGTGGTAGAAGAGGCGGTGGACCGATGGATGACGATAAGTTGGTCTTCGAGACGACGGAAGGGATCGAGCCTATCACGAGCTTCAATGATATGGGCATTAAGGAAGATGTGCTTCGCGGTGTTTACGAATACGGTTTCGAGAAGCCTTCCGCGATCCAGCAGAGGGCTGTTATGCCGATTCTTCAAGGGCGAGATGTTATTGCTCAAGCTCAGTCTGGTACTGGGAAGACATCTATGATTGCTCTCTCCGTTTGCCAAGTCGTTGACACTTCTTCTAGAGAGTATGTTTCTCTGTTCCATTCCGCTGgggaaaccctaatttcaaaatttgaagtttACTTGCTTTACTCGGATTGTTCATTTTCTCGACCCCTTATGCTCGGATTTGCATTTCTAGGTTTAACTGGTTGGTggggtttagaatttaggaaaGTTAACTCTAAAAGGTGTACAATATAACTTTTTAAGGAGAAGTTGTGATAGTTGTTCTGGCTTTTCTATTAGAGTGATTGGGTAATACTTTATTTTACTCATAGATTTGGTATCTATGATGACTGCAGGGTTCAGGCCTTGATATTATCCCCAACAAGAGAGCTGGCTACACAAACAGAGAAGACGATACAAACTATCGGATTACATGCTAATATTCAGGCACATGCATGCATTGGTGGGAAGAGCGTTGGAGAAGACATCAGGAAGCTGGAGCATGGTGTCCATGTTGTGTCTGGGACACCTGGTCGTGTCTGTGACATGATTAAGAGGAGAAGTCTACGAACCAGAGCTATTAAACTTCTGATTCTTGATGAATCTGATGAAATGCTGAGCAGAGGGTTCAAGGACCAAATCTATGATGTTTACAGATATCTTCCACCCGATCTTCAGGTGCAATTTCActactaaaatttatttgttggcTAACCCGTATTTTTTTAGCTGTTATGCCATTGGATTGATAGGATTTTCATGTGTTAAAATTCTTTTAGCCACTGCTATGTTGCTTTGCTAGTATGTTCCATATGCAGATTTGGTAGCTATTAACTGTATTATTATGACCAGCCAAATTCCATTCTTTGATAATTCAATTCTAATACGTTTGTTCATAGGTTTGTTTGGTGTCTGCAACTCTTCCTCACGAGATTTTGGAGATGACATCCAAGTTTATGACAGAGCCAGTGAAGATACTTGTGAAGCGTGATGAGTTGACTCTTGAAGTATGTTTCTGCTTATGTATGCTCTTTGATAGTTATAGTCTACTGTAGGGTCAAACTCATACTCTTCACTGGCTAacttttgtaaaatcttttcagggaatcaaacaattttttgttgctgttgagaaGGAGGAGTGGAAGTTTGATACACTCTGTGATCTTTATGACACACTTACTATCACTCAAGCTGTTATCTTCTGCAATACAAAACGAAAGGTAATTCTGGTTCTCATCTTAAGCTATGCAATTGTACCTATTTTAAACGTTTTAGCTGatctagtattttaattttgttaaaattaagcTTCTAGCGCTGTTATCTTAACTTTATTTGCAACCTCATAAATGCTCAAAATTTTATACACTTCTGTGAAGATGTAGGTGTTTATACCtaaaagaaattaacaaaacaactCCACTGCCCAAGAGTACTTGCAATCTTTACTCATCTGCTGATATCTAGTAGATTACTTGGCCGCCTAGTATATCCTGTGATGCTTTATACAAATCCTGATGCTTTTTGAACTTCTTTGACTAGGGTTTACTTCCTGAATTATGGTttcatttcaatgttattaACTCTATCTCTGCATTTGTTATAGGTGGAGTGGCTAAGTGAGAAAATGAGAAGTAACAACTTCACAGTCTCATCAATGCACGGGGACATGCCTCAGAAGGAGAGAGACGAGATCATGAATCAGTTTCGGTCAGGTGACAGTCGTGTTTTGATCACAACAGATGTATGGGCACGTGGGATTGATGTGCAGCAAGTAAGTCATTACTTGTCCGGTATATCTTTTGTGTAGATAACAACaatgcaggaaaaaaaaaaattcaatttctgTTACTAAAGGTCTCAGATTATGTGACATATTCTTATGGTAGAGTTGAATTGACATGaaaatctttcttttatcaGGTTTCTCTTGTCATAAATTATGATCTCCCGAACAACCGTGAGCTCTACATCCATCGCATTGGTCGGTCTGGTCGTTTTGGGCGTAAGGTATGTAATTTATTCTAATATCTGCGTTGTTTGTTTACTGTTGATACAGCGCACACACTTCTGAACTAGATTTTCCTGCCCGGAGATactaaatgtatatatatatatatatatatatatatatatttaaacaactTGATGGTTATCATTTTAGGGTGTTGCAATCAACTTTGTTAAAAGCGACGATATCAAGATCCTCCGAGACATTGAGCAGTACTACAGTACCCAGATTGATGAGATGCCAATGAATGTAGCTGATCTCATCTAGAAGACCATGTCCGAGATTTTTGTGCTTTCAGCGGGAAGTTGTCTGGGATAAGAGAAAGTGTTGTTCACAGCTTCTGTCAAATTATTGCGCTATTTTATGGTGTGATTCACTCAATACCTACCCCCCtttgatgttttttcttttttgagttttttttgttggctcttTTGAACACTTAAAAACTCACATGTGGTAAATGTTTAATGGCTTGAGAAGCGAGTTATTAGGGTTATGGTTTGCACCGTATGGTTTTTCTTTCCTCGTAATCGTTTGTGGCGTTTTGATTGCGAGTCAAATCTCTCAACTATCATTTTTACTTGTAAGACTTTTTTGGTCGACAGTTAAAAaatggtttcatgtttcttaatttttttgtaaaactagtAAACCAAAATATCATCCTCAAATTTACCATCCGACTGATTATAATCGTCTTCATCGTCATCAAAGTCTTGATTATGATCGTAATCTCCATGATCAGATTCATCTTCACCTTGTgattcctcctcttcttcatcatcatcatcttcttcttctttctcttcctcgccCTGAGTCTTAAGATACCGAACTTCAAGCTCTTCAAAAACATCCAATTTCTGCAGATCTTGCCTCCACTTAGCTCTCTTGACAGGCCGTTGTCTTGGAGTGTCACCGAGAAGTTCTTTAGGGAAGTTATCAGGTCTAAGAAGAAGGTAATCATAGAAAGAAGACTTGCTCTTCTTCTTGGGCTTCAACGTGTCTGAATAATAAAACCTCTCCATGTCCAAACTCTCAACCTCTGTCTTAGGAACACCATCATCGCCTAGGTGATATGTCGAGTTCCTCCAAAACTTATTGAAATCAAGGTAGCTCGAAACTAACTCCGAGTCTATTGAGATAGATTTCGGATCAGGTAACGTGATTTCAGGGTAAATCACAAAAGGAACTCCGTAAATCCGCGACATCTATGAGGTGCCCAAAATTCACCGATCGGACCTGAGATCAGAAAACCACGCGCTCCTCCCAATTGACAAAGATTATGCTTCTTCTCTCGTCCAagtctcgtctcgtctcgtccGTGCTTGGTTGGTTTAGGACCTTAGGttatataatcataaacatCAGAGAATTCCaccaaaaaattagaaaattatatagaaaatctgAAGTCCGATAACCATCAGCTGGTTTAAACGGTTCATACCGAACCAATTTCGCCAATTGAACCGGAAGTAGATGGgcacaaactttttttaataaaacgacGGTCGTTTTTGTTTGTAGTTAGTTGTCAGCGTGATACGGAACTCAACTCTCCTCTTCCCCACTGTTGCCGCTGGTCAATCGTCGGAGATAATTCGAGTGATCGGCGATGGAGAACACGGACGCCTTCTTGGGTCTTCATGATTTTCTCGAACGGATGCGCAAACCTTCCGCCGGAGATTTCGTCAAATCCATCAAAAGGTCCCCTTTCTTCGATGCAGATCCACCTTAGCTTTTTAGTAGATAGATTAGAtgtccataattttttttgcgtttttttAGGTTAATTTGCACTTGATGATGATGCATGTGagctagatgatgatgatttgtcaTAAAATTTAGGTGATCTGTTAGAAACTTGAATCATGTGTTTATTGTGATTTCAATTTCTGAAGCTTAGAACTTATTCCATTGCAGTACCATAGTTTATCATCTTTgttatctcttcttcatttgagAGGGGAATTGGATCTTGTTAGTAGGCTCTAATTATTGAAAGCTATACTGAGAGAGTTTATTTATCTAGCATATGGATAATGCGTGGTTGAAGATGTTTTGTAGTTTACATTACTTCTTCTTTCAACTTCATTAAACTTGTTGTCAGTTTATGTTGCAGTTTTATTGTTTCATTCTCCAACAATGCACCAGATCCGGAGAAGGATTGTGCTATGGTTCAGGAGTTCTTTTCCAAGATGGAGGCTGCTTTCAGGGCTCATCCACTTTGGTCTGGTTGTTCTGAGGAGGAATTAGACAGTGCCGGAGATGTGAGTATCAATCAGTAATAGTCTTCTCATTCTGTCTGTGACTTGTTTGCATCTTTGTGCCTTTAACCATTGCTCCTTTTGTTTACACAGGGCCTAGAGAAGTATGTCATGACAAAGCTGTTTACGCGGGTTTTTGCTTCAAACACTGAAGATGTTATCGCTGATGAGAAACTCTTTCAGAAGATGTCACTCGTTCAACAATTCATTTCTCCTGAAAGTTTGGATATACAACCAACTTTTCAAAATGAATCATCATGGCTGGTAAGCCAATCTAGTCAAAAGCTAGCTTGCAGTACTTTCTCCCCTTTTTGATAATGTTCTTACTTGTATAATAATATTTCCTATCCTTTTGGCAGCTAGCTCAAAAGGAGCTCCAGAAGATAAACATGTACAAAGCTCCTCGTGATAAGCTTGTGTGTATCCTTAATTGTTGCAAAGTTATAAATAACTTACTGCTGAATGCTTCAATTGCTTCAAATGGGAATGCACCTGGAGCGGACGAATTTCTTCCTGTATTGATATATGTTACAATAAAGGtataaagaacaaaacttgAAAGATTGAACAGTTTATGCATGCTGGTTTCTGATGTCTTTTGCTAGCGCATATTTATGTTTGGATTTTGCAGCTAAATCTACTTGTGCTCATTCTATACTTTCTTTTTCCAGGCTAACCCTCCACAGCTTCACTCAAACTTGTTGTATATACAAAGATATAGGCGTGAATCTAAACTTGTTGGTGAAGCTGCGTACTTCTTCACAAACATACTCTCTGCAGAGTCCTTCATCTCCAATATTGATGCAAAATCCCTTTCAATGGATGAAGCTGACTTTGAAAAGAACATGGAATCTGCACGGGTACGAAATTCTGGTATGGGCAGCCAGTCTTATCAAACTGGCCACGGCACTGCACCACCCCCTCGTGATGAGTCCACTCTTCAGAAAACTCAAATGCAGAATCCCAAGAGGGAAAACAATCTCTCCCAATCAAAATCGTCTGATAGTCTTTCTGGGGCCAACGAAATACTGAATCCAAACAGTGAGATACCAATTAAGAAAGCTGAATCCATTTCAGATTTGGAAAATAAGGGTGCGGCGCTTCTGAAGAATACCGAGACAAGCAAAATCTTTCAAGAATATCCTTACATATTTGCCAGTGCTGGTGATCTGAGGATAGGAGATGTTGAAGGCTTGTTAGATAATTATAAACAGCttgtttttaaatatgtgtGCCTTACCAAAGGATTGGGTGATACAACATCTTTAGCTCCACCCAGTTCACCATTGCAAGCATTGTCCGGTTTTGATATGTCTAAGGAATCTGAGGATCATACAACATCATCTTCAAATGTTCAAATGAAAAGGGAAACTGACAGCAGTGTTGATGATTTGATTCGAGCTCTACAGGGTGAAGGGGGAGATGTTGATAAGCTGTCAGATGTAAAACAAGAAGAATACGACGCAATGTTGGTACAAGGAAAGGATGAAGAACGTGATCCCAAGGTGCAAGGAGAATCAGATGCCCAGGACATTGATTTAATGAAGCAAAGTACTGAGAGAAAAGGTGACAATCCTAGTTCCCAACTTGCAGAAGACGAAGATGTTGGTTCCAAACATTCAGTTGCAGAAACTTCCGAGTGAGCAGAATGACCCGTCATGGGGATGAGAGTCTCTTGTATCGGATCAGTTAGGAAGAATTCATTTATGGGGGAAGCAGAGATTAGATCATAGTTAAATGCCACACCCATTCGTTTGTTGCAGCTTTGAGTTTTGAGGACAACTAGAGAGCTGTATGAGATGAAGGCTATCTGTATCTGCATTCGCCTGGAAAACAAGAACAGTCGAATGGTAACTTTACTCTCaccagttgtgtttttttttttgaagcccactctttgtttctttgttatttgattttggAGGGGCTCCTCAGCATTTGTCAATCCATATCTAACTCTTACATTTGCTACTGCGTATATACAATAAGGATATAATCAGAATAGCATTTGCCAAGTGTTGGATACTAAGTAGAGTAGCAAATGGTTAAGTGAATTTACGGAGTGATATTATTGGTTTTGAGAAGGCTGATAACAATGGTATATGCGACTCTGTCAAACTTCAAAGTCCGAGACATGACCAAGGAGTTCTTCTAGTTGATGCTggattttttaaaccaaaagtcTTTTTTAGTTGGAAGGATGGGTAATGATCGTGaatgaacaaagaaacaaatctttTAATCATTAAAACATGCCTTACCAATCTGAAGAGGTTCTTGGGAAACAATACGAAGCACACTTGCATTTAACAACTCCGGGCCTAGTGAAAGTCTGAAGATTGGAAGGAAGCTTGCATCGAGATTTACACGCGGTGCAAAGAGTTCTACAAACAGACGTGTTGGGTACCACTACTTCGTTGTTCCATCTGGATAATATTGTGCCTGGCTTAATATACGTCAACTCTCCCAAAACGCAGGAAATATTCAATATAACACCACAATCATTGCATGtgtaaaaccaatttttgggaTTTACTTTTGTTTCACATGCTTCACACCAATAAGTCTCCATCTACAGTACTGCTTAATTTCACTATAagacaagaagagaagatgatcgTCGTACCTATGCCTCATTACCTTTTCCCGTGTAAGAGCACACTCGAAATCCAAACTAAAGTCACACTCGTCACAGCTTAAGGATCCTTTAACTGTCCATTGGTGACATGAAATGCAATACTTGTTGATACCTTCCGAGTAGTATAATGGATGTGGATGGCTATCGTGCTCAAATGGTTCTGAAACTGAACCGCATTGTACGTCTATATTATATGATTGCGATTATACTTGAGGTGCTATCTTAAACAGCGTGGATGGCTATCTTAGATGTATGGCTACCTTAGATGTGGATGGCTATCTTATATGTGATTGCGATTATGTTTGCAATAGTACAAGTACAGCTGCTAGGTCACTTCATGCTACTCCCATTTCAGTTTTATGCTTGCATACTAATATTTAAACAAAAGGAGAAATCATCAAACAGAAGAATATTCCAAGGTCATTATCACagcctaaatcataactaaaaatgCAGGAGATAACCTTTGAATTAGGAACATTGCGATTATACTTGAGAAGATGCTTAATATATACTCAGCTCCTCactaatatattttcctttcttgtttttaggtcttcctcttctttattACCTCCATTCTCAACATCTTTCATATATCAACCATACAGCATTCGCCATCATCAACTCCTTACCAGattcatcattttctttttcctcaccTTTATATATCAACGCTATTATATCCTTTGCATTTCATTGAAATATTCCCCCAGTAGTAGTCTCCTTGAGCATCACCATCAATATATAACAACATAGCTTCAAAGGTTTGTGTATACATCCAAATAATATCCCTCCTTGTGTCTCAAGGCTCATTAATTAACAGCTATCCCAAACAGGTTTGTGAGGGTAACGTTGGCATAAGATAAAGATAACTCCTTAACTAAGAATGATAAAACCCCAAAACCAAGTATAGACACAATCCTATCCTAACTTACTAGAGCAAGTTTCCACAACTTAGTAAGAGCAAGTCTAGACACAATCTTTTAATGCTTTTAATTAAGCAAttaaatgaggaaaaaaaaaatcgagtttGGGACTTGGGAATACTATAAATTCGAATTTCCACGTGGCAGGATCAATAAACTCTAGTTGACCGAACCGGTAAAATGAAACAATTAGATCCAGTTAAACcgaaccaaagaagaagagaatcggGATCGGAACGCCGACGTTCGAAAGGAGGAAAAAGACGCGACGAGAGAGCGAGCCGTTTTTTCCGATGATAACGCCGGCGCTCCTCCTCCTTCAATTCCTCGCCTTCGTATCCATTATTCCTCCTTCAACCTGCCATGGCGAATGGGAGATACTCACGGAGAAAAACTTCTCTTCCCAGATCCGTCTCCACCCTCACGTCCTCCTCTTCGTCACCACTCCatgtactctctctctctctccttctctttctattAGTCTCGTGAACCTATGAATAGTTTGCGTATAAATGTAATAAGGATGACTCTGAACTGATTCGTAAGCTGAATTTGTCCACTTTGCTGGGTTTTTGATTGCCTTCTGTGGAGATGTTTTCACTGTCTTATTAGTTTTCTGATTGGTTCCATTGCTGATTCATAGGGTGTGGTGAGTCTAGATCTCTGAAGAATGAAATTACTCAGTTGGTTCAGGGTAGTGAGGAGTCTGGCTTGTTGAAGTTAATGGTTGTATACAGAAACTCAGAAAAGGTGCTTGCACAAGCCATTGGTGGTGCTGCTAACGGAATAACAGTTTTGTACTATCACAATAGTGTGCCTTACAACTATCTAGGGAAACTCCGAGCCTCAAATATCTTGTCCTCTGTTCATCCTTATCTGACATCTACTCCCCAAGAACTCCCTCTCAAACATTTGAAGTCTCCAGAGAGTTTGAA is drawn from Camelina sativa cultivar DH55 chromosome 1, Cs, whole genome shotgun sequence and contains these coding sequences:
- the LOC104784634 gene encoding DEAD-box ATP-dependent RNA helicase 2, with protein sequence MATANPGRGGGGRRGGGPMDDDKLVFETTEGIEPITSFNDMGIKEDVLRGVYEYGFEKPSAIQQRAVMPILQGRDVIAQAQSGTGKTSMIALSVCQVVDTSSREVQALILSPTRELATQTEKTIQTIGLHANIQAHACIGGKSVGEDIRKLEHGVHVVSGTPGRVCDMIKRRSLRTRAIKLLILDESDEMLSRGFKDQIYDVYRYLPPDLQVCLVSATLPHEILEMTSKFMTEPVKILVKRDELTLEGIKQFFVAVEKEEWKFDTLCDLYDTLTITQAVIFCNTKRKVEWLSEKMRSNNFTVSSMHGDMPQKERDEIMNQFRSGDSRVLITTDVWARGIDVQQVSLVINYDLPNNRELYIHRIGRSGRFGRKGVAINFVKSDDIKILRDIEQYYSTQIDEMPMNVADLI
- the LOC104784625 gene encoding DNA-directed RNA polymerase III subunit rpc31-like, producing MSRIYGVPFVIYPEITLPDPKSISIDSELVSSYLDFNKFWRNSTYHLGDDGVPKTEVESLDMERFYYSDTLKPKKKSKSSFYDYLLLRPDNFPKELLGDTPRQRPVKRAKWRQDLQKLDVFEELEVRYLKTQGEEEKEEEDDDDEEEEESQGEDESDHGDYDHNQDFDDDEDDYNQSDGKFEDDILVY
- the LOC104784644 gene encoding vacuolar protein sorting-associated protein 9A-like, with product MENTDAFLGLHDFLERMRKPSAGDFVKSIKSFIVSFSNNAPDPEKDCAMVQEFFSKMEAAFRAHPLWSGCSEEELDSAGDGLEKYVMTKLFTRVFASNTEDVIADEKLFQKMSLVQQFISPESLDIQPTFQNESSWLLAQKELQKINMYKAPRDKLVCILNCCKVINNLLLNASIASNGNAPGADEFLPVLIYVTIKANPPQLHSNLLYIQRYRRESKLVGEAAYFFTNILSAESFISNIDAKSLSMDEADFEKNMESARVRNSGMGSQSYQTGHGTAPPPRDESTLQKTQMQNPKRENNLSQSKSSDSLSGANEILNPNSEIPIKKAESISDLENKGAALLKNTETSKIFQEYPYIFASAGDLRIGDVEGLLDNYKQLVFKYVCLTKGLGDTTSLAPPSSPLQALSGFDMSKESEDHTTSSSNVQMKRETDSSVDDLIRALQGEGGDVDKLSDVKQEEYDAMLVQGKDEERDPKVQGESDAQDIDLMKQSTERKGDNPSSQLAEDEDVGSKHSVAETSE